In Betta splendens chromosome 19, fBetSpl5.4, whole genome shotgun sequence, the following proteins share a genomic window:
- the lhx2b gene encoding LIM/homeobox protein Lhx2b isoform X1, producing MDILACRSEENSYNILPSAATMLFHGLPGGDVHGVVEEVERRGKNESAAISSAIDMGESETSMPCMTSERLALCAGCGRKIADRYYLLAVDKQWHMRCLKCCECKLNLESELTCFSKDGSIYCKEDYYRRFSVQRCARCHLGISASEMVMRARDLVYHLNCFTCTTCSKMLTTGDHFGMKDSLVYCRLHFETLIQGEYQTHFNHADVVPHKGLGPANTLGLSYFNGVGTVQKGRPRKRKSPGPGAELAAYNAALSCNENDGESMDRDSQYSSSQKTKRMRTSFKHHQLRTMKSYFAINHNPDAKDLKQLAQKTGLTKRVLQVWFQNARAKFRRNLLRQESTGVDKVSDGSTLQGGTPSGPASEISNASMSPSSTPTTLTDLTNPTMPTVTSVLTSVPGGLDVHECRSPSQTTLTSLF from the exons ATGGACATCTTGGCCTGCAGATCCGAAGAGAACAGTTATAATATTCTCCCCTCCGCGGCAACGATGCTTTTCCATGGCCTCCCTGGAGGCGACGTGCACGGCGTGGTGGAAGAAGTGGAACGGAGAGGAAAGAACGAGTCAGCGGCCATCAGCTCAGCTATCGATATGGGGGAGTCAGAGACG TCCATGCCGTGTATGACCAGCGAGCGCCTGGCTCTGTGCGCGGGCTGCGGGAGGAAGATCGCGGACCGGTACTACCTGCTGGCTGTGGACAAACAGTGGCACATGCGTTGTCTTAAGTGCTGTGAGTGCAAACTCAACCTGGAGTCGGAGCTCACCTGCTTCAGCAAGGACGGCAGCATCTACTGCAAGGAAGACTATTACAG AAGATTTTCGGTGCAGAGATGCGCGCGGTGCCACCTGGGAATCTCAGCGTCGGAGATGGTGATGCGAGCCCGAGACCTGGTCTACCACCTCAACTGCTTCACATGCACCACCTGTAGTAAAATGCTCACCACCGGAGACCACTTTGGCATGAAGGACAGTCTGGTGTACTGTCGGCTGCACTTTGAGACTCTCATCCAGGGAGAATATCAGACACATTTTAACCACGCGGACGTTGTTCCACACAAAGGCCTGGGCCCGGCCAACACACTCGGACTATCCTACTTTAACGGGGTGGGAACAGTGCAGAAAGGCCGGCCCAGGAAGAGGAAAAGCCCTGGGCCGGGAGCCGAGCTGGCAGCTTATAACGCAG CATTAAGCTGCAATGAAAATGACGGTGAGTCCATGGACCGGGACTCTCAGTACAGCTCCAGTCAGAAAACCAAGCGCATGCGGACTTCCTTCAAACACCACCAGCTGAGAACCATGAAATCCTATTTTGCCATCAACCACAATCCAGACGCCAAGGACCTCAAGCAGCTCGCCCAGAAGACCGGCCTCACCAAGAGGGTCTTACAG GTCTGGTTTCAAAACGCTCGGGCCAAGTTCAGGAGAAACCTGCTACGACAAGAGAGCACTGGGGTGGACAAAGTCTCTGATGGCTCAACGCTGCAGGGTGGGACGCCATCAGGCCCAGCCTCAGAGATCTCCAACGCCTCCATGAGCCCCTCCAGCACCCCCACCACCCTGACGGACTTGACAAACCCCACCATGCCCACCGTCACGTCGGTTCTCACCTCAGTGCCGGGTGGCCTAGACGTCCATGAGTGCCGGAGCCCTTCACAGACCACGCTAACCAGCCTCTTCTGA
- the lhx2b gene encoding LIM/homeobox protein Lhx2b isoform X2: MDILACRSEENSYNILPSAATMLFHGLPGGDVHGVVEEVERRGKNESAAISSAIDMGESETSMPCMTSERLALCAGCGRKIADRYYLLAVDKQWHMRCLKCCECKLNLESELTCFSKDGSIYCKEDYYRFSVQRCARCHLGISASEMVMRARDLVYHLNCFTCTTCSKMLTTGDHFGMKDSLVYCRLHFETLIQGEYQTHFNHADVVPHKGLGPANTLGLSYFNGVGTVQKGRPRKRKSPGPGAELAAYNAALSCNENDGESMDRDSQYSSSQKTKRMRTSFKHHQLRTMKSYFAINHNPDAKDLKQLAQKTGLTKRVLQVWFQNARAKFRRNLLRQESTGVDKVSDGSTLQGGTPSGPASEISNASMSPSSTPTTLTDLTNPTMPTVTSVLTSVPGGLDVHECRSPSQTTLTSLF, encoded by the exons ATGGACATCTTGGCCTGCAGATCCGAAGAGAACAGTTATAATATTCTCCCCTCCGCGGCAACGATGCTTTTCCATGGCCTCCCTGGAGGCGACGTGCACGGCGTGGTGGAAGAAGTGGAACGGAGAGGAAAGAACGAGTCAGCGGCCATCAGCTCAGCTATCGATATGGGGGAGTCAGAGACG TCCATGCCGTGTATGACCAGCGAGCGCCTGGCTCTGTGCGCGGGCTGCGGGAGGAAGATCGCGGACCGGTACTACCTGCTGGCTGTGGACAAACAGTGGCACATGCGTTGTCTTAAGTGCTGTGAGTGCAAACTCAACCTGGAGTCGGAGCTCACCTGCTTCAGCAAGGACGGCAGCATCTACTGCAAGGAAGACTATTACAG ATTTTCGGTGCAGAGATGCGCGCGGTGCCACCTGGGAATCTCAGCGTCGGAGATGGTGATGCGAGCCCGAGACCTGGTCTACCACCTCAACTGCTTCACATGCACCACCTGTAGTAAAATGCTCACCACCGGAGACCACTTTGGCATGAAGGACAGTCTGGTGTACTGTCGGCTGCACTTTGAGACTCTCATCCAGGGAGAATATCAGACACATTTTAACCACGCGGACGTTGTTCCACACAAAGGCCTGGGCCCGGCCAACACACTCGGACTATCCTACTTTAACGGGGTGGGAACAGTGCAGAAAGGCCGGCCCAGGAAGAGGAAAAGCCCTGGGCCGGGAGCCGAGCTGGCAGCTTATAACGCAG CATTAAGCTGCAATGAAAATGACGGTGAGTCCATGGACCGGGACTCTCAGTACAGCTCCAGTCAGAAAACCAAGCGCATGCGGACTTCCTTCAAACACCACCAGCTGAGAACCATGAAATCCTATTTTGCCATCAACCACAATCCAGACGCCAAGGACCTCAAGCAGCTCGCCCAGAAGACCGGCCTCACCAAGAGGGTCTTACAG GTCTGGTTTCAAAACGCTCGGGCCAAGTTCAGGAGAAACCTGCTACGACAAGAGAGCACTGGGGTGGACAAAGTCTCTGATGGCTCAACGCTGCAGGGTGGGACGCCATCAGGCCCAGCCTCAGAGATCTCCAACGCCTCCATGAGCCCCTCCAGCACCCCCACCACCCTGACGGACTTGACAAACCCCACCATGCCCACCGTCACGTCGGTTCTCACCTCAGTGCCGGGTGGCCTAGACGTCCATGAGTGCCGGAGCCCTTCACAGACCACGCTAACCAGCCTCTTCTGA